The DNA region GGTTTTTGCTTGGAAGAGCGGGCGGCGGCTTCAAACTCGCGGCGCAAATTCGATTGTAATAAAGCCTCAATGGTCATGTTTTGAAACCTCCTTTTTCGCTAGCAATTGTACCACGAGACACCTGGCACCCTGCGCCCGCGAGCTCGTCGAATCGGGAGTTATGCTGTGGGTCGATTTCAAAGTGAGGAAACCGCAAGATGATAGTCAGGCCGCGTTTCGACTAATCACCCGAGCGATCCGCGACGCTGCGCGGCAAGCCCATCGCGTCCGCGCGCTCAGTATCCGTCAAGAAGCGTGACGAGGCCACAGCATTGTCGAGTGGGGCCTGAAGCACCTGGCCTTGCGCGGCAACGATGACACCGAAGACCCAGAATAGACCGCCCACTATCGCGGCGAGGACGATCCCCACCTCGGTCAGCGCGCTAATGCTCAACGAGCCGACGACGATGATGCCGGCAAGCACCAAGCCGACAACTTTGATGATAGTTCCGAGTCCCACCAACCCCGCCCCAACGCGATACGCATCCTGGTACCTATTTACGACGGGCGACCTCAATTCGTCGATCGGGCGCTTCGTCGCGGAAGGGTCAGCCACGCCCGGGAACCGGAGTTCCTCACGGTGGATTTCTTCCTCTTCTCGCTTTCGTTTCACATAATCGCGGTTGTAATGGTCGTTCACACAGTTCATGACATGATCATCATTCTCTGTGCCGCACAGACATTGCCACATTGGAGAACCTCCTCTTCGTCAACCTAACTCTCAGATGAACAGCTCCACGGAGACGTGAAAGAACTCCGCAAGCGCCTTCGCTTTGCTCTTGCTGATCGCGCGCTTGCCATTGAGCACCTCGGAGGTCAGACCCTTCGAGCCGAACACCTCCCAAAGGTCGCTTGGTTTCAAGTCGCGAGCGGCCATCAGTTCCCGCAGGATGCTGAGAGGCGTCGCCTTTGAGCTCCTTTCGAGACGATAGTGCTCGGTCTCAAACTTCTCGATCAACGCGACAAGCAAGTCGAGCAAAGCGCTCTCTTCTGGAGTCAGGTTCTCTTCGCCCTTCGACATCAGTTGATCGACCAGGGCGAGCATACGTTCATTCTCTTCTTCGCTCGTGATTGCGCGAGGCTGGGCCTTGGCGAGCAAACGAGAATACTTCCTGGCATCGATCCGCACGCTAGGTACCGCAGTCATGTCTGTGATGTTCACGCGCTGTGAACCAAACGTCAAGCATTGGCGAGCTTCAGGGTTGAAGCGCAATCCGCGTAACTTCCAATCGTGGTTGACATCAGTCTCAGCTTGCAGTTTGCTTGATCCGTGCAATCAGAATCAAAGCCCAACTCATCGCGTGGCCGCGGGACGCCTGAGAATCCGCCCAATCGGTTCGAGCGGCTCGCGTATCTTCCAATCATCGACTCGCCTGATGATGAAGAACGCGCGGTAAAGACTCAATACTTGAAAGATGCGTCGCGGTCGCTGATCACCTTCAACGACAGCCCGGATGTCGGCTTCGAAGCGAGCATCAACCCGTATCGTGGCTGCGAGCACGGCTGCATCTACTGCTATGCTCGCCCCTATCACGAGTACCTCGGCTTTTCCGCCGGGCTCGACTTCGAAACAAAGATACTCGTCAAAGAAGACGCGCCCGAGTTGCTTCGCGCGGAGCTTGCTTCGCCCAAGTGGCAGCCGAAAGTCGTCGCCATCAGCGGGGTGACCGATGCCTATCAACCGATCGAGCGGAAGCTACAGCTCACGCGGCGATGTCTGGAAGTGCTGGCCGAGTTTCGCAATCCGGTCGTCATCGTGACCAAGAACCAACTGGTCACCCGCGACATCGATCTTTTGAAAGAGCTCGCGAGTTTCAACGCGGCGGCCGTTTGCGTGTCTGTCACCACGCTCGACGCTGAGCTAGCGCGAGTGATGGAACCGCGAACGTCAACGCCAGCGAACAGGCTTGACGCAATTCAAACATTGGCGGAAGCTGGCGTCCCCGTTCGCGTGTTGGTGGCGCCGATCATTCCAGGCTTAACGGATCACGAAATTCCTTCGATCATTCAGGCCGCGGCGAAGGCCGGCGCCAGCCACGCGGGTTACGTGGTGGTGCGCTTGCCGCATGGTGTCGGCGAGCTGTTTGAGAAATGGTTAGAGGAACACTTTCCCGATCGGAAGAAGAAAGTGCTCAACCGGATTCGCGAGATGCGCGGCGGAAAGCTGAACGATCCGAGCTTCGGTTCACGGATGAGAGGCGAGGGCGTCTTCGCCGAACAGATCAGGTCGATGTTCAAGCTCGCGTGCCGCAAGGCCGGGATCGAGGGAGGCGGGCCGGAGCTTTCTACCGCGGCGTTCCGGCGGCCGAGCGGCCCACAGTTAAGTTTGTTTGAAACCCAAAGAGACTAAACCGCGGAGGACGCGGGGGAACGCGAAGCCCGTCAAAACTATGGGAAGCGACAGATTTCCAGTCACGCGGTTGTCCGCAATCGTCGCCGCTTCAAGCTCAGATCAGGAGGAACGAAACCGCGCGTTCGAAGTCCTCATCGCCGCCTACTGGATGCCGGTCTACAAGTACATCCGCATCAAATGGAACAAACCTACCGAAGACGCTCGAGACCTCACTCAGGGTTTTTTTCTGGAGGCGATGGAAAAGAACTTCTTCGCCCGATACGACGCGTCGAAGGCAAAATTCCGAACCTTCCTTCGAACCTGCTTGGATGGTTTCGTCGCGAATGAAAACAAGGCCGCTCACCGCATCAAACGCGGAGGCGACGCGACGATTCTCTCGCTTGATTTCGACGGCGCCGAAGAACAGTTGAAGATCGCGACGCCCCCCGCCGCAAACGCAATCGATGACTACTTTGAAAAGGAGTGGGCGCGAAGCGTGTTTAGCCTCGCCCTTGAAAGCTTTCGCCTTCGCCTGGCCGAGTCCGGGAAAGAGATTCACCTTCGGCTATTCGAGCGATACGTGCTTGACGACGACGATGATGGGCCGAAGACAAGCTACAAGGCTCTCGCGGCGGAGTTCAATCTCTCTACAAGCGACGTTACGAACTATCTTGCATACGCGCGGCGCGAGTTTCGCCGAATCATTTTGGAAAAGCTTCGCGAGATGACCGCAACCGACGAAGAATACCGGCGCGAAGCCCGCGCGCTTCTTGGAGCCGCCCCGTTATGAAATGCCACATGAAATGCCATGAGATGGCTCTCTGACAACGCCGTCCAGCGCCTGCGCGAAGAAGCAGACTTGCCCGATCTTGGCAGCTCGAAGTACCTGGTCGTTCACAAACTGGGCTCGGGCGGGATGGGGACGGTCTATCTCGCGCAGGACATCGACCTCGGCCGTAAGGTCGCTGTGAAGGTCATGAACGTGGCCGAGCAGACGGGCGCGCTTGCCGCGCGAATGACGCGGGAAGCCAGGATAGTCGCGCTGCTCGAACACCCGAGCATCGTTCCAATACACGATGTTGGTGCGCTTGATGACGGCCGGGTCTTCTACGCGATGAAGCTTGTGCAGGGTGCGCGGCTCGATGAGTTCGCTACCGGCGCGACGTCCCTCTCCGATCTGCTGCGGATCTTTCAAAAGGTCTGCGAAGCCGTGGCATTCGCTCATACGCGGGGTGTGATTCATCGCGACCTGAAGCCCGAAAACATCATGGTTGGTCCGTTCGGCGAAGTGCTGGTCATGGACTGGGGCGTGGCGAAGGTGCTGAGCCACCCAAGAGCTGAAGTAGCTGCCGGCTCGCCAGAGAGGACCGAGCTCGGAGTCATCGAAGATGCCGACCTTGTGGCGACGCTTCCACTTATTGACGCCGGCTCGCCCTCCGACACGAGCAGTGGAACCGTGATCGGCACGCCGGCTTACATGGCGCCCGAGCAAGCGCTCGGCAAAACTGAACTCCTCGACCAACGCACTGACGTTTACGCGCTTGGCGCGGTTCTTTACTTTCTGCTCACAAGCCGCCCGCCGTCCGAGTTCGCCCGGCCAGCGGATGACCGGGAAACCCATTCTCGCCCGCTTCATCCACGGGAGATCAACTCAAAGATTCCGCGCGCGGTCGAGGCCATCTGTTTGAAAGCGATGTCCGAGCAGCGTGACGCCCGGTATGCGAGCGCCGAAGAAATCGCCGGTGAGGTGATAAGGTTTTTGGACGGCCAGCCCGTCTCAGCTTATCGGGAGAACATCTTCGAGAAGGCCGGTCGATGGCTGAGCAGGAATCGCTTCATCGTTCTGCTGATCGTCGCCTACCTGATAATGCGGCTGATTGTATTTTTCTGGGTGGGGCGTTAAAGACGCCGCCGAGAAAGTTTAATAGAATTGAGAAGCGTCAACAACAACTAAGGAGAACTGCAAATGTCGAAGCCAGTGCTTGGTTTAGTGCTCGGTGGAGTGTTGGGAGTATTTGACGGACTGACCGCGTGGTTCACGCCGGCGGTCAGAGATCAGTTGGCGGGAATTGTAGCCGGGTCCACGATCAAGGGCTTGATCGCCGGCATCGCGATCGGCTTCTTTGCCAAAAAGTTCAACTCGCTGCTGCTGGGAATTGTCTTCGGACTCGCCGTGGGGTTCTTGCTCGCATTCCTCGTAGCGTTCCTTCAGAAGGATCATTACTTCGAGATAATCCTTCCGGGCTCCATCCTGGGTCTGGTCGTCGGCTTCGCGACGCAGAAGTACGGCCGGCCCAGCACGCAAACGGCAAACGCTAGCCGCTAGCCGGGAAGTTTTTCGATTGCGTGCCGGCGGCGATTATTCATCATCACGAACGGAGATTCACTGTGCTTATACCGCTTATGCTGGTTCTTTTGCTGTCGGTGATAAGCTCCACTCAGGGAGACAATTCGCCCGACGTCTGGAAGCCGCTCAACTTTTTTGCCGGTTCCTGGGAAGGAACCGGCAAGGGGCAGCCCGGCAACTCTAAGATCGAACGCGAGTATCAGTACGTGCTCAACAGAAAGTTTCTTCAGGCGCGGAACAAGTCGGTTTATCCGCCACAGAAGGCAAATCCAAAGGGCGAAGTGCACGAGGATTGGGGGCTGTTTAGCTACGATCGCAACAGAGGGCAGTTCGTGCTGCGGCAATTCCACGTCGAAGGGTTCGTTAGCCACTATGCTTCTGAACGCGAGCCTTCGGACGGAAAGACGTTGAGGTTTGTTTCCGAGAGCATCGAGAACATCGGTGCAGGGTGGAGAGCGAGGGAGACTTATCGAATCGTCGGCGAAAATGAATTCATCGAGACCTTTGAGCTGGCCGCGCCGGGGAAGGAGTTCGAGGTCTACACGGAGAGCCACTTCAAGAGAAAGAAGTAGCGGCACCGAGTCCAAGTTTTTGACGACCCACAGGAGACGCATGCAAGTTAATCTCAAAGCAGAACACGCACTGACCGAAGTCAAGGCGGCTACCGGCAAGAGCTGGGAGGAATGGTTTTCAGCTCTCGACAAGCGCGGAGGCATCGCGCAGGGCCGGCGAGACATCGGCACCTTCCTCTACGCCGAGTGCAAGCTTGATCCATGGTGGTGCGCGACCATCAACGTTCAATACGAAGCCGCGCGCGGCGTGGCCGAAAAGGACGGCCGGCCGAAGGGCTACATGATTTGCGTCACGAAGACGATCGCCGCGGCGGTCGATAAGGCTTATGAGGCGTGGGCTACGTCTGAAGGTTTGAATCAATGGTTCTCGAAGAAGAACAAGGCTGAAGTCGCCGACGGCGGGCGCTACTCGAACGACGACGGCGAAACGGGCCTCTTCAAGCGAGTCCGCAAGAACAAGGGCCTCAGATTCACGTGGGAGAATCCCTCGCATACCTCGCCAACGATCGTGGACGTGGTCTTTCAAGACAAGGGAAAAGGGGAAACCGGGGTGATGATAACCCACGATCGAATCCAGAAGCGCGAAGAAGCCGACGGGCTGAGAGAAGGATGGGGGCAGGCGCTCGACCGCTTGAAGACGTGGCTGGAGGCGTGAGAGCTTGCGCCGCCTTTGTTCTTTGCGGCTTTGCGACTTTGCGCGAACCCCCTTCTCCCGTGAGTGAGTTGCTGTTCATCTGCTTAAGAAGATCGCCTGGGCAAGTAGCGCTCGCTATTACAGCGTCGCTTTTCAGCTTTAAGGCCGTAGCGTAGACTGTCCAGTCTGCGTCTTGCGCCCGATTCCATTCGGTTGGATGTAAGGCGCAGACTGGACAGTCTACGCTACATGGGAGGAATCGACGATGCTTTCAGTTGGAGAAAAAGCTCCGCCCTTCACGGTGAATGACGCTGATGGAAACAAGGTCAAGCTCTCGGACTTCAAAGGCAAGAAGGTTGTTCTTTACTTTTACCCGAAGGACCTGACGCCCGGTTGCACGATTGAAGCTTGCGCGTTTCGAGACGATATCGGCGCGTTGAAGAAACTCGGCGCAGTGGTGCTCGGCGTCTCCGCCGACGATGAAAAATTGCATCAGAAGTTTCGCGCGAAACACGACCTGAACTTCCCACTGCTCGCCGATGTGAACCACGAGCTGTCGGAAAAGTACGGCGCGTGGCAAGAGAAAAGCATGTACGGCAGGAAGTATTGGGGGATCGCGCGGATCACTTACATCATCGACGAGAACGGGAAGATCGCTAAGGTGTGGCCCAAGGTCAAAGCCGACGGCCACAGCCAGGAAGTTATCGAGGCGATCAAATCACTCGGGTGAGGAACGGCTCTCGATCCCCGGAAGCAAATCCCGATCACCTAACCAGAGGTGCGATCTTCTTCAGATCGTCGATGAAAGGGGCAAGGTCGGTCGGCCTCTCGGGAATAAGACTTCTGCTGAGCCTTGAGATTTTCGCCTGGCCACGACTCTGCAACCAATTGGCGTCCTTAATAATTGATATTATGCTTGACAGCAATACACGAACAAGCGCAGAGTTATTTTCGAAAATCTTCAGAGATTTTCGATTCGAGGACATCCCTCGTGGGCGCCTCCGGCGATTCAAGAGCACGCTATTGAAAGAGGGACGCCGCCGAGGGACGACCTACATGCTTCTGAAGGAACCGCTTTGAAGCTCGCGTTTTCAAAAGCAGAAATCCAATCCGAGCTGGCGCAGCGTTTCGGCTCTGCGTTCAAGCTGCGGGAGAAACCGGCGGCAGAAGTGATGTCCACCGGCATCCCCGAAGTCGATCGCATTGCGGGCGGTCTCCCGCGGGGAGCCGTCACTGAAATTCTCGGTCCCGCATCATCGGGCCGCACAAGCTTTCTTCATTCTGCGCTGGCCGCGTCCACTACTTGTCAGGAAGTATGCGCTCTGGTGGACGCCAGCGACTCGTTCGACGCCACATCGTCTGCCAAGGCCGGCGTAGACTTCCAGCAACTGCTCTGGATACGCTGCGCCTCGAACGTCGAGCACGCAATCAAAGCAACCGATCTTCTGTTGCAGAGCGGCGGCTTTGGGCTGGTAGCACTGGACCTTGGAGACATTTCTCCCCAGCAGTCTCGCCGCATTCAATTGAGCTGGTGGTTTCGTTTCCGCCGAGCGATCGAGAACACGCCGACGGCAATGCTTGTAATCAGCCGCGATCCAAACGCGCGGTCTTGCGCATCGCTTGTCTTGGAGCTGAACAGAGAAAGCGTGGAGTGGTTGCGGCCATCCGCATCGCCTGGCCTAAAAGAAGCCTTGCTTCCGACGTGTGCGAATCTCCTCGGCGGCTTTCAGCTTCACGTCCAGCGATGCAAACCGGTGTGTCTGGATGAACGAGAAGCTCGCTTTGAAGCGAAAGGTTGTTGGCTCGGTTGATTCGCATATAAAAATCAACAGCTTCAGTCAAAGTCGCAAGTGCGCAATTCAATCCTGCGAGCCTCAGCATGGTTGCGCGCTCGTTCCCACTCAGCTCCTATTTGATTTCACTCGCTCAGGATCAAGATCTCAACAACTCCTTATTCTTTTCTTTCATTCAAACCCACAAAACCTGCACTTCTTGCTCAACCTGTTTGAACTCGGGATCGCCGGTCACCACGTGAGCTTTTCGGTCCTTCGCCAGAGCAGCCGCGAAACAGTCGGCATATGACATTTTGCATCTCGACTTGAAAGAAGCAGCTATTTGCGTGATGCCCCAGTCGGCGTCGATGATTTCGATCCCGAGCTCCTTTATCTCTCTCAAACAGCGTTCGGCATCAGGCTGAGAAACCTCGCGCGCGACGATATACCAAACTTCTCCGACGTTGATGACGGACATCAGCAGAGGGGTGCCTTCCTCGTGAGCATCGGCCAAGATGTCGGCTATCTTCTCGCCCGACGGTTCGTCTTCGAGGTATGCCATTACGGCCCACGAGTCCAGGACAATCGCCTTAGGCTTCTTAGGCATCAGAGATCCCTCTCGCGCTTCTTCTCAGCCATCAATGCTTTAAGTAGCCCTTTGCCACGATACCTCCCACGCAGCCCGTGAATGTATTCACGGGTTATTGGTTTAAGGATTATCTGTCTTGCCTCCTCGTCCACCTGTATGTGGATACGAGTTCCTTCTTTGATGCCTAGCTTTCGTCGTACTGACGACGGGATAACAATCTGACCCTTGGAAGTCGCGGTGGTCTCCATGAACTTGTCTCCTCGTTTAGCCGGGTATGCTGGTTGGTTGAAATTCTAACAATGGCGAGAAAGTAAGTCAACACCATTGTGGCTTACTTAATTAGAAAAGTAGGCCGAACAATACCGCGCCCACTACACAGCGCTACGGGGTCCGGTTTCGGAGCTTCTCGACCGCCGCTTCGTTGATGTGCTTGTGAAGGATCGCCACCAGTTGGGAGGCTTCGACAACTGAGAGAGAAAATGCCACTGTGTTATCTCCGGCGTCGATCGTCAGGTTTATAGCTCCGCTGCGATGGTCGATTTCAAAAGAACTCCCCTTAGCCTGAAAAGTATCCATTTAAGTCTCCCGATTATTCGCTTACCATCTCGAACAATTGTTTCTCCGTGATTGTGTGCACTCCAAGTTTCTGCGCCCTAGCCAGCTTTGATCCCGGATCGGCGCCCAGCACCAGGTAGTCCAGCTTCTTTGAAACCGATGGCAGCACCATGCCGCCGCGCTCTTCGATCCATTTCTCCGCCGCGCTTCGCGGCATTGTTTCAAGCTTGCCGGTGATGATGAAGGTCTTCCCTACCAGAGGCCCGCGCTTGACGGCGCGTTCTTCTTTTTCCATCTTAAGCCCGGCTTGGCGAAGCCTCTCAACCAGCTTCCGATTCTGCGGGTCTTGAAAGTACTCAAAGACGCTGTGCGCGATTCGCGGCCCGATGCCCATTATACCTGCTATCTCTTCTTCGCTTGCGTTCAGCAAGCCGTCGAGATCGTGAAACGCCCTGGTGAGCAGAGCGGCCACCCCTTCGCCAATGTGCCGGATCCCCAGCGCGAACAAAACATTTTCGAACGGGCGCTTCTTGCTCTCTTCGATGGCCGATTGCAGATTCCGAATTGACTTCTCTTTGAAGCCCGGTAGCTGCCCCAGTTGCTCTTCGGTCAGCGAATAAAGATCGGCCGCGTTACCAATGAAGCCGAGTTCGAGCAGCTTCCATATGGTCGACGGACCGAGCCCGCGAATGTCCATCGCGCCGCGGCTTACGAAGTGGTTCAAGCCTTCGAAGATCTGAGCGGGACATTCGCGATTGACGCAATAGGCCATCGCTTCGCCCTCTTCGTGGACGACCCGCTGCCCACAGGACGGGCACTTGTCCGGGTACCGGAAGATCTTTTCTTTGCCGGTGCGTTGTTCCAGCACCGGACCGACCACTTGAGGTATTACGTCACCCGCGCGTTTGACTACAACCATGTCGCCGACGCGAATATCTTTACGCCGAACGTCGTCTTCATTGTGCAGAGTCGCGAGCTTGATCGTGACTCCGCCGAGACGAACCGGCTCGAGCACGGCGTAAGGATTCATCGACCCGGTACGGCCGACATTGACTCCGATCTCTTTGAGTCTGGTAGTCGCGACTTGTCCGGGAAACTTGTAAGCTATCGCCCATCGCGGGTCGCGGCTGACAGTGCCCAGAACTCTTTGATCCTCGAGGTCGTCAACCTTGACCACGACGCCGTCTATTTCATAGTCGAGCGATTCGCGCTTTGGTTCCCAACCGCGGCAAAACTCGAGCACGCCCTCGATCGATTCGTGCCAGCGATAGTTCGTGTTAACAGGGAAGCCCCACTCCTCAAGCGTCTCCAGAATCTCTTTCTGTGACTTGATCTCGCCGTTCTCGATGTACCCGATCGCGTAGCCAAAAAATGAAAGCGGGCGAGATTTCGAGACCCTGGGATCGAGCTGGCGGATTGCACCCGCAGCCGCGTTGCGAGGATTGGCGAACTGCGCCAGCCCCTGGTCGGCCCGCTCTTCGTTGAGCGCGTTGAAAGTCGACAGCGGCAAATAGACTTCGCCGCGCACCTCCATTTCCGGAATGCGTTCGCCGCCGGCCTTGAGTCTGAGCGGGATCTGTTTGACCGTTTTCAGATTGGCGGTCACTTCTTCGCCGACAACGCCGTTGCCGCGAGTCGCGCCTCTGACAAAACGGCCGTTCTTATAGGTGAGCGCGATCGCCACTCCATCAATCTTCAACTCGGTGACGTAGGCCGCTTCTTCGCGTTCCAGCAAACCGCACACGCGCCGGTTGAATGCGCGCAGCTCTTCTTCGCTGAAGGCGTTGGCGAGCGACAGCATCGGCGCGTGGTGTTCGACTTTGGTGAACCGCTCGAGCGGCTCGCCGCCGACTCGCTGGGTCGGAGAGTCGGGAGACGCAAGTTCAGGATGCTCCTTCTCGAGCTCGAGCAGCTCGCGGAACATCCGGTCGTATTCGGCGTCCGAAATTTCAGGGGTGTCCTTAACGTGGTAGAGATAGTTGTGGTATTCGAGCTTTTGCCGAAGGTCGGCGACGCGAGCGGCAATGCGGTCTATGTCGATTTGAGTAGTCATCAGTTCTCTAGAGCGAAGACCTTGGTCGGGCATCTAGTCTCGTCCGAAACCATCCATGTGTTTCTTGTTATACGAGAGATCGGGTGGTCCTCCAGAAACACAGCCGATGAGAGTTTTGGCGAGCGCCGCGAAAGATTCGGGCGGAGGTTCCGCAGTTCGAGCGAGATAGTGCGTTAGTGCGGCACGGACTATTGCCGATTTCGTAGTCCCCTGTTGCTTAGCTGCGGAG from Acidobacteriota bacterium includes:
- a CDS encoding transcriptional regulator, whose translation is MTAVPSVRIDARKYSRLLAKAQPRAITSEEENERMLALVDQLMSKGEENLTPEESALLDLLVALIEKFETEHYRLERSSKATPLSILRELMAARDLKPSDLWEVFGSKGLTSEVLNGKRAISKSKAKALAEFFHVSVELFI
- a CDS encoding PA0069 family radical SAM protein yields the protein MQSESKPNSSRGRGTPENPPNRFERLAYLPIIDSPDDEERAVKTQYLKDASRSLITFNDSPDVGFEASINPYRGCEHGCIYCYARPYHEYLGFSAGLDFETKILVKEDAPELLRAELASPKWQPKVVAISGVTDAYQPIERKLQLTRRCLEVLAEFRNPVVIVTKNQLVTRDIDLLKELASFNAAAVCVSVTTLDAELARVMEPRTSTPANRLDAIQTLAEAGVPVRVLVAPIIPGLTDHEIPSIIQAAAKAGASHAGYVVVRLPHGVGELFEKWLEEHFPDRKKKVLNRIREMRGGKLNDPSFGSRMRGEGVFAEQIRSMFKLACRKAGIEGGGPELSTAAFRRPSGPQLSLFETQRD
- a CDS encoding serine/threonine-protein kinase — protein: MRWLSDNAVQRLREEADLPDLGSSKYLVVHKLGSGGMGTVYLAQDIDLGRKVAVKVMNVAEQTGALAARMTREARIVALLEHPSIVPIHDVGALDDGRVFYAMKLVQGARLDEFATGATSLSDLLRIFQKVCEAVAFAHTRGVIHRDLKPENIMVGPFGEVLVMDWGVAKVLSHPRAEVAAGSPERTELGVIEDADLVATLPLIDAGSPSDTSSGTVIGTPAYMAPEQALGKTELLDQRTDVYALGAVLYFLLTSRPPSEFARPADDRETHSRPLHPREINSKIPRAVEAICLKAMSEQRDARYASAEEIAGEVIRFLDGQPVSAYRENIFEKAGRWLSRNRFIVLLIVAYLIMRLIVFFWVGR
- a CDS encoding heme-binding beta-barrel domain-containing protein, coding for MLIPLMLVLLLSVISSTQGDNSPDVWKPLNFFAGSWEGTGKGQPGNSKIEREYQYVLNRKFLQARNKSVYPPQKANPKGEVHEDWGLFSYDRNRGQFVLRQFHVEGFVSHYASEREPSDGKTLRFVSESIENIGAGWRARETYRIVGENEFIETFELAAPGKEFEVYTESHFKRKK
- a CDS encoding SRPBCC domain-containing protein yields the protein MQVNLKAEHALTEVKAATGKSWEEWFSALDKRGGIAQGRRDIGTFLYAECKLDPWWCATINVQYEAARGVAEKDGRPKGYMICVTKTIAAAVDKAYEAWATSEGLNQWFSKKNKAEVADGGRYSNDDGETGLFKRVRKNKGLRFTWENPSHTSPTIVDVVFQDKGKGETGVMITHDRIQKREEADGLREGWGQALDRLKTWLEA
- the bcp gene encoding thioredoxin-dependent thiol peroxidase, which translates into the protein MLSVGEKAPPFTVNDADGNKVKLSDFKGKKVVLYFYPKDLTPGCTIEACAFRDDIGALKKLGAVVLGVSADDEKLHQKFRAKHDLNFPLLADVNHELSEKYGAWQEKSMYGRKYWGIARITYIIDENGKIAKVWPKVKADGHSQEVIEAIKSLG
- a CDS encoding type II toxin-antitoxin system VapC family toxin: MPKKPKAIVLDSWAVMAYLEDEPSGEKIADILADAHEEGTPLLMSVINVGEVWYIVAREVSQPDAERCLREIKELGIEIIDADWGITQIAASFKSRCKMSYADCFAAALAKDRKAHVVTGDPEFKQVEQEVQVLWV
- a CDS encoding AbrB/MazE/SpoVT family DNA-binding domain-containing protein — encoded protein: METTATSKGQIVIPSSVRRKLGIKEGTRIHIQVDEEARQIILKPITREYIHGLRGRYRGKGLLKALMAEKKRERDL
- the ligA gene encoding NAD-dependent DNA ligase LigA, with the protein product MTTQIDIDRIAARVADLRQKLEYHNYLYHVKDTPEISDAEYDRMFRELLELEKEHPELASPDSPTQRVGGEPLERFTKVEHHAPMLSLANAFSEEELRAFNRRVCGLLEREEAAYVTELKIDGVAIALTYKNGRFVRGATRGNGVVGEEVTANLKTVKQIPLRLKAGGERIPEMEVRGEVYLPLSTFNALNEERADQGLAQFANPRNAAAGAIRQLDPRVSKSRPLSFFGYAIGYIENGEIKSQKEILETLEEWGFPVNTNYRWHESIEGVLEFCRGWEPKRESLDYEIDGVVVKVDDLEDQRVLGTVSRDPRWAIAYKFPGQVATTRLKEIGVNVGRTGSMNPYAVLEPVRLGGVTIKLATLHNEDDVRRKDIRVGDMVVVKRAGDVIPQVVGPVLEQRTGKEKIFRYPDKCPSCGQRVVHEEGEAMAYCVNRECPAQIFEGLNHFVSRGAMDIRGLGPSTIWKLLELGFIGNAADLYSLTEEQLGQLPGFKEKSIRNLQSAIEESKKRPFENVLFALGIRHIGEGVAALLTRAFHDLDGLLNASEEEIAGIMGIGPRIAHSVFEYFQDPQNRKLVERLRQAGLKMEKEERAVKRGPLVGKTFIITGKLETMPRSAAEKWIEERGGMVLPSVSKKLDYLVLGADPGSKLARAQKLGVHTITEKQLFEMVSE
- a CDS encoding CopG family transcriptional regulator translates to MKTISLTLSKTLDAKLTSAAKQQGTTKSAIVRAALTHYLARTAEPPPESFAALAKTLIGCVSGGPPDLSYNKKHMDGFGRD